One window of the Zea mays cultivar B73 chromosome 3, Zm-B73-REFERENCE-NAM-5.0, whole genome shotgun sequence genome contains the following:
- the LOC100279241 gene encoding Receptor-like protein 4 precursor: MRLLPLLLLLLAGAGARASDDPFLSGAANHSYNIDCGGAADFTSALGRRWLADRFFSAGGAAGMVAEPHRFPQPQERTLRFFPPSSAGKSSCYSLPLPPGRYYLRLFSVYDNYDSKLRTPSFDVSAAATLVLSFRSPWPEPAARYGAYSDLIFPSATEPASDLCFYSLSTDAPAVASIEVSPVHPLAYDGATTGADLVLVNYGRVTCGNSLFGPGFTRDADAFSRVWQADVDFRNNDLSYDAITAGGRKVFGSNQPPNYFPTKLYESAVTTGGDAANEIEYLMPVDTRLSYMVWLHFAEIDAGIGSPGQRVFDVVLAGENVTRIDIFKQVGGFTAFKWTYIVKNLTSSTLSVRLVPVVGRPILCGLENYAMVPLEMRTVPSQVAAMKALKESLKIPARMGWNGDPCAPRAWDAWEGVTCHRGDKGLVITQLDLASQGLKGYITDEISHLKDLVSLNLSYNSLTGSLPPGLGQPSLVSLDISSNEFTGSIPGTIGSSKLQTALLNNNQLDGQVPERLYSIGVHGGVIDLSGNKGLCGVPTLPACALFWEKGGLNKTGKIALGASFGFVLLVILIVVYILCIRRGPYDYDFDFPQDLTSISAISAKRNRYQRAKSVMLAEMEAHNPDGFYTNGSPH; the protein is encoded by the exons ATGCGGCTGCTCCCGctcctcctgctcctcctcgccggcgccggcgcccgcGCCTCCGACGACCCCTTCCTCTCCGGCG CGGCGAACCACAGCTACAACATCGACTGCGGCGGCGCGGCGGACTTCACCTCGGCCTTGGGGCGCCGGTGGCTCGCCGACCGGTTCTTCTCCGCGGGCGGGGCCGCCGGCATGGTGGCGGAGCCGCACCGCTTCCCGCAGCCGCAGGAGCGCACGCTCCGCTTCTTCCCGCCCTCCTCGGCCGGCAAGTCCTCCTGCTACTCGCTCCCGCTTCCCCCCGGCCGCTACTACCTCCGCCTCTTCTCCGTCTACGACAACTACGACTCCAAGCTGCGCACGCCCTCCTTCGACGTCTCCGCCGCCGCCACGCTCGTGCTCTCCTTCCGCTCGCCCTGGCCCGAGCCCGCCGCGCGCTACGGGGCCTACTCCGACCTCATCTTCCCCTCCGCCACCGAGCCCGCCTCCGACCTCTGCTTCTACTCGCTCTCCACCGACGCGCCCGCCGTCGCCTCCATCGAGGTCTCccccgtccacccgctcgcctacGACGGCGCCACCACCGGCGCCGACCTCGTCCTCGTCAACTACGGCCGCGTCACCTGCGGGAACAGCCTCTTCGGCCCCGGATTCACCAGGGACGCCGACGCCTTCTCGCGGGTGTGGCAGGCGGACGTCGATTTCCGGAACAACGACCTCAGCTACGACGCCATCACTGCGGGCGGGAGGAAGGTCTTTGGCAGCAACCAGCCGCCCAACTACTTCCCCACCAAGCTGTACGAGTCGGCGGTCACCACGGGCGGTGACGCCGCCAATGAGATCGAGTACCTCATGCCGGTCGACACGAGGCTGTCCTACATGGTCTGGCTCCATTTCGCCGAGATCGATGCTGGGATCGGCTCACCTGGCCAGAGGGTGTTCGACGTAGTGCTGGCTGGGGAGAACGTCACGAGGATCGACATCTTCAAGCAGGTCGGAGGCTTCACGGCGTTCAAGTGGACCTACATTGTCAAGAATCTGACAAGCTCGACGTTGAGCGTCAGGCTTGTGCCAGTGGTGGGACGGCCGATTCTGTGCGGCCTTGAGAATTATGCGATGGTGCCACTTGAGATGAGGACAGTGCCGAGCCAAG TGGCTGCAATGAAGGCGTTGAAGGAGTCGCTGAAAATTCCTGCCAGGATGGGTTGGAATGGTGACCCTTGTGCACCGAGGGCATGGGATGCATGGGAGGGAGTTACTTGCCATCGCGGTGACAAAGGGCTTGTGATAACACAACT GGATCTGGCGAGTCAAGGACTAAAAGGTTACATCACCGATGAAATAAGTCATCTTAAAGACTTGGTAAGCTT GAATTTGAGCTATAATTCACTGACTGGAAGCTTACCACCTGGTTTAGGTCAACCTTCACTTGTGTCACT GGATATTTCATCAAATGAGTTTACTGGAAGCATTCCTGGAACCATAGGTTCATCCAAGTTACAGACTGC ATTACTAAACAACAATCAACTCGATGGGCAAGTTCCAGAAAGACTTTACTCAATTGGCGTGCATGGTGGCGTGATAGA CCTCTCAGGTAATAAAGGTTTGTGTGGCGTGCCTACCTTACCTGCTTGTGCATTATTCTGGGAGAAAGGAGGGTTGAACAAAACTGGCAAAATTGCACTTGGAGCATCGTTTGGGTTTGTTCTGCTCGTCATACTTATAGTGGTCTACATACTGTGCATCAGAAGGGGGCCATATGACTATGATTTTGACTTCCCTCAAGATTTGACCT CCATATCAGCAATATCAGCGAAAAGGAATAGGTACCAGAGGGCAAAATCCGTGATGCTTGCTGAGATGGAGGCACATAACCCGGATGGTTTCTACACAAACGGGAGCCCTCACTAA
- the LOC100382383 gene encoding Protein ASPARTIC PROTEASE IN GUARD CELL 1-like precursor, whose amino-acid sequence MQPPTLLPLGAVVVAILLLATAPSPAVSRHRHSSAADTETLDVAASLSRARAALSTDAVSLHQSAAAAAGAKRSPRAREGGLTLRLHSRDFLPEEQGRHETYRSLVLSRLRRDSARAAAVSARATLAADGVTRLDLRPANGSAVFAASAAIQGPVVSGVGQGSGEYFSRVGIGSPARQLYMVLDTGSDVTWVQCQPCADCYQQSDPVFDPSLSASYAAVSCDSQRCRDLDTAACRNATGACLYEVAYGDGSYTVGDFATETLTLGDSTPVGNVAIGCGHDNEGLFVGAAGLLALGGGPLSFPSQISASTFSYCLVDRDSPAASTLQFGDGAAEAGTVTAPLVRSPRTSTFYYVALSGISVGGQPLSIPASAFAMDATSGSGGVIVDSGTAVTRLQSAAYAALRDAFVQGAPSLPRTSGVSLFDTCYDLSDRTSVEVPAVSLRFEGGGALRLPAKNYLIPVDGAGTYCLAFAPTNAAVSIIGNVQQQGTRVSFDTARGAVGFTPNKC is encoded by the coding sequence ATGCAGCCGCCTACCCTTCTCCCGCTAGGCGCCGTCGTGGTCGCCATCCTCCTGCTCGCCACCGCCCCGAGCCCCGCCGTCTCCCGCCACCGCCACTCGTCCGCCGCGGACACGGAGACGCTCGATgtagccgcctcgctctcccgcgcccgcgccgcgctcTCCACCGACGCCGTCTCGCTGCACCAGtccgcggccgccgccgccggggcgaAGCGCTCCCCGCGAGCGCGGGAGGGCGGCCTCACGCTGCGGCTCCACTCCCGGGACTTCCTGCCCGAGGAGCAGGGGCGGCACGAGACGTACCGCTCGCTCGTGCTCTCCCGCCTCCGCCGCGACTCGGCGCGCGCCGCGGCGGTGTCGGCCCGCGCGACGCTGGCGGCGGACGGCGTGACCCGGCTGGACCTGCGCCCCGCGAACGGGTCGGCGGTGTTCGCGGCGTCCGCGGCGATCCAGGGCCCCGTGGTGTCCGGCGTCGGGCAGGGCAGCGGCGAGTACTTCTCCCGCGTGGGCATCGGCAGCCCCGCGCGGCAGCTGTACATGGTGCTGGACACCGGCAGCGACGTCACCTGGGTGCAGTGCCAGCCCTGCGCCGACTGCTACCAGCAGTCCGACCCGGTGTTCGACCCGTCGCTCTCCGCCTCCTACGCCGCCGTCTCCTGCGACTCCCAGCGCTGCCGGGACCTGGACACCGCGGCGTGCCGCAACGCCACGGGCGCCTGCCTCTACGAGGTGGCCTACGGCGACGGCTCCTACACCGTGGGCGACTTCGCCACCGAGACGCTCACGCTGGGGGACTCCACCCCGGTCGGCAACGTCGCCATCGGGTGCGGCCACGACAACGAGGGCCTCTTCGTCGGCGCCGCGGGGCTGCTGGCGCTGGGCGGCGGGCCGCTCTCCTTCCCGTCCCAGATCTCCGCGTCCACCTTCTCCTACTGCCTCGTGGACCGCGACTCCCCGGCCGCGTCCACGCTCCAGTTCGGCGACGGCGCCGCCGAGGCGGGCACCGTGACGGCGCCTCTCGTGCGCAGCCCGCGCACGAGCACCTTCTACTACGTGGCGCTGTCGGGCATCTCGGTGGGCGGGCAGCCGCTGTCCATCCCGGCCTCCGCCTTCGCCATGGACGCCACGTCGGGCTCGGGCGGCGTCATCGTGGACTCCGGCACCGCCGTGACGCGGCTCCAGTCCGCCGCCTACGCGGCGCTCCGCGACGCCTTCGTCCAGGGCGCGCCGTCGCTGCCCCGGACCTCCGGGGTGTCGCTGTTCGACACGTGCTACGACCTGTCGGACCGGACGAGCGTGGAGGTGCCCGCGGTGTCGCTGCGGTTCGAGGGCGGCGGCGCGCTGCGGCTGCCGGCGAAGAACTACCTGATCCCCGTGGACGGAGCCGGCACCTACTGCCTGGCGTTCGCGCCGACGAACGCGGCCGTGTCCATCATCGGGAACGTGCAGCAGCAGGGCACCCGCGTCAGCTTCGACACCGCCAGGGGCGCCGTCGGCTTCACCCCCAACAAGTGCTAG